From the genome of Branchiostoma lanceolatum isolate klBraLanc5 chromosome 11, klBraLanc5.hap2, whole genome shotgun sequence:
CAGCATTTTTGCATGCAGTCAgaacagtgggaaccctgtcacagatatacgcaCCCTGTTTTACACATGCATCTGCTGTTTGTCAAAAACCGGGAGCTGATTcccaccaacaaggtaatgatGTGCGACACCTACCGCTTCAGTATTGACCGAAAACAGTAGGCTCTCGCTGCAATTACGTgcaccccctcctcaaacaactcaACTTGATGGATACAGACTTCAACAAAGAATGCAGCCCAGTTTTCTTTGACCCGCTTTGAAAGTGTTTTAGAGTCCAAAAACTTAACGAAAGTCAGTCGACATTATTTTCCACCTGGCCGCGGCagccatttttgtccgtcaagccctgtttttgacggaggtgttcgaaatagaacagggggtgtggctttgggatcggtctattgtgttgagatctcggCTGCAGGAAGGCCATTCTGTCCTCTATATTCCTACACCTTCacggaggtggtctgaaatacctcattctgtatggacgtgcactagtatcatcttgcagaatggcactcatattgcagaggtaagaatCTAGGACTCCAACAAattgtcagtctatctgtgcaacagtcagcataggttctcacagtcagcatagggttctcctcgccgccccaacactttcatttacccttccaacagtcaaaataaatctaatctcatctgtagctgtgaacataacattcctctaaCACTGTTCCATTCATGATACGGACGACGTCACCGCAAAAGTGTTTGATgctagcagggaaatttgggcactttttttctacaacccactcgcgtaagcaggcctggtgctcgctccatgagattgcaattataatgagttgggtatcataggaaagaaaattacacaagctttccagcaacatataaatcattgatcaagaaacaacggaaatttGATCAACGAAAGTAAAGTcaccaaactttttgtgccaagtttattATTGCTTACCCCCAGTAAATCTGGTGGGATGACACAGCCAAACTTGTGCAAGATCAAGAATTTGGGTGAGGGCAGGAATGCCACTTTGGAAATAAGAATTATTACAGAAATTAGATTTTGCATTCTCTGACCTGTTTACAAATAAACATGATTATGACAAACCTGTTCTAGAACAACTGCTGTCATGTTTACAGGTCAGGTGAGGTAAAAAATTGGccatagtgtacatgtacatgtgacgtTGCGCTACCAGACGTTGTGCACTAAATTCTCAGCCTATTGTCTTCCACTTTGGGTCATACACGTGTCCAGGAGTGTTATCCACATGAGATCTCAtgaagaactagagttccacgacctcataccttcgccaaatgattttaacctttttgactgatgtgaaggacacgggattaaacagtcgggaagcagaggctagggcaagagacaggactacatggaggatcctcctggaaagcaaggggccagtttctggcctgagcacgtaggcaggacTGATGTCATGACGTATCAggactttttttttcaggagtgtttctcatcaattataaatcataccagttgatcttcttcacccaaaaaaaaagtatgagcttaacaaagaaggttatgcttagCCTAAcgaagtaacatttatcatgaattatacaaatgaggtccttattagcataatttgattcaacgatgttcacattcacataacttccaaatgacacaagtatgaaattgccatcatttacctgtatggaattattatagtagtttctcattaattatgcaaattagggctacatttgcatattctttatccatcaaaattcctcagtaacaaatgtcacatatttcaatagtcatatcatggaacacagcgggtttctaaacttgcctcattaattatgcaattagaatctgatttgcataattatcatccaatcattcaaagcatcacgtaagctatctacataccaaaaatcattaacatccatcaagcccatcttgagttatagtattttctcattaattatgcaaatgaggtcttcatttgcataattgatatctatttatatttctctcttcatcagttacatatgtcacatgtttgagagtcctatcgtggaatttggcggatgtataaactttcctcattaattatgcaaattagatactgatttgcaaaataagtatctaatcatgtacatcatcactcaagctatctacagtcaaacctgcccaaggcgaccacccggcggaccgagcaaaaacggtcgcgatggacaggtggtcgccatgaagaggattctacTCACAtatttccaggtcgaggttttcaaatacagtatgtaaatggatggaaaattatgtgaatttagacagcatgacccccaccaggttcaattctgattgacaggaagatccttaaaaaaattgcatttttcgttatggatgtaataattgtataccgctacatcgtgtacaaattttcttcataatttttactacaaaacaatatggttgcctcgatgatctcgcagcgccctcccgcattcacatgttacattaaatagtacacacacacacgcacatcatcgaagttttaaggactaagacagatccctagaaaacgcctgctggtcccagccttttttggggcgccgaccgctggatgaaaaggtcaaaaagttttcgatctgacaactaaagatgaaaacggaacggtgtaatttcgtcgcgccgcgctgCCATTAGCTCTGTGCGActgcatcgaaaggtaagtcagtgcagcagaacgcacagcatCCAATAAAAGTTTGAGATTCatgggaataaaaagaaaataagaattttaattttcaccaataactagagtattcgtaaatgttcatacacaaaagcatcgtgttttagaaaagtcagcgctacgccaaatccgggccgccccaaatccaagatggcgtcgggaccaaggaacaacatttctcgcccgatgttttgcccaccgcgaagtttgtttgtttgtttgtttattgagatctccattagattgtacattgtaaatctattcttcctggagtccaaaacaatgaaacagaacaaatgtacatgaaagtaaaaccaacataacaaaggtgtgagtttaaatcaaaatataacataacgcATACAACATTAACTCAAAactgaaattaaaatgaaacgTGGGGATGGTCAGAGGTCATGGCTGAATAAAGtaacaaaatcttttcaaagtaaactagagttccacgaacacattatcttcgccaaataatcaaggcttattatggaaagtgattaatatttacgtgcttatcaccccctgtaAATTtaatcatgcaccataccattatgattggacgttatgattgggcgaatgagtccagtctagatagggttaaaaatcatttggtggtacaggactagtatatgtgtagagtgtgatgatatatgttataactggtcatgaaaaaatgtgagtatgttgatattatatgggccacaaaggttcgatatggcagtgttgaaagttgaaagtgatgatgaaatagtatagtcaatacatatgaatagaataaatctggcacgtttttaggtgtttttagtcaggctttctattttgtccctatttcggtatgtcgccaaccgtgttgaactaaaatgcttaaactgaacgcgtcaaaaaccagcgggactcacacctctgcttggagaatagtttatttatttgacctacatgtacgtttatgcaaggctatctgtttacatgacctgacactgtcccatgtcccattgaaaggcagtgggttaacaaactttgcttactaattatgcaaattagctgcttatttgcataattagtcattaataatgtaaagcaccatccgagctctctacataccaaacatcacgacgatctgtcgaccccttctcaagttattcatgtccgaatgtcaaaacaaaaacacccactgcagttcttaacaagccgttagggggccaaaatttacagaacttactttctgtggcatgaactatctaccacacaaaaatcatgaccatagcactttcagaaaatatgcccctaaattttgaagctctgctgcagtacctttggtaccccctagaaggcccattatcgaacttgaccttcctttctgtaaatcctacccatacactgaatatcataaggatccatcaacagcttctcgagttatgctggcgacatacaaatacacatccacacaaagcccgctgcagtaccgacggaaaataccaggggaaccatttttgaacttgacctccgtttctacaacatctacacacctgcaaaaaatcatgaagatccatcaacgtttccgtcactttttttgcctacatacaaacacaaaaaaatgcaaagtccgctgcagtactattgaaaaacgcaaggtaaaccattttcgaacttgaccttcctttacacaaccactgcacacctatcaaaaatcataaagattcattgaagttttcttgagttatgctcctgacatacattcagacccacccaacagatttttcaaccgaaaacataatcttctccgagtacaagtacccggcgaagataataacaaaGAGGATGCAAACAGCAAGCCAtgataacagtaagtaaattaacaaagtggatgcagaactgcaaatcataataacaataagtaattaacacagtggatgcagaactgcaaatcataataacaataagtcaattacaaagtggatgcagaactgcaaatcataataataattaaataataagtggatgcagaactgcaaatcataataacaataagtaaataaCACAGTGGAtgaagaactgcaaatcataataacaataagtaaataacaagtggatgcagaactgtgAATCATAATAActaagtagaaaacaaaatggatgCGACCTGATAATAATTTAATAACccaaacttaacaaagaaaatactaATGCCTACCTTTACAATAGTTTGAGTTTAATTAATTACAGCTACAATTTCATTTAATCAAGGACTTGGTTCAAGAACGTATTACCACCAGTACTGTAAAGGCCTAGTTGTGTCAATTTTAGAATGAATCCACTTGGtgatttgtgttttgaaatttgaaggtgTAGTAGATTTCATATGTGGTGGGAAGGAATTGTGTGATTTGGTACATCTGTACAAGAATGTACGTGTCAATGTTGCTGTCTTAGGCTTAGGTAACCTGAAACTGCCACCTTTTGCAAAACGAGTGTTGTGGTCATGTGTActgttgacattttgtaatcttttgTAAATAGCCTCGGGTTTCTTAGTTGCTAAAAGTTTGTTGAACATGGAGAGTGTACCAGTGTAAAGTCTTTCTTTAACTGTGGGCCATTGCAGTCTCCTGTGCATGTCACTGGTGTTGTCTGTGTAGTGTGCATTTAAAACAAGTCTGGCAGCCCTGTTCTGCAGAGTCTGTAGTTTGTTTAAGGATGTTTGTAGGCCAGTGGACAACAAGCAAGAACAATAATCCATGTGGGATAAGACTAGTGTCTGAGTCACTGTTTTTAGTGGTCCTTCAGAAAGGAGATTTCTTGATCTCCTTAGCACTGCTAGGGAACCAGTCATCTTGTTTAACACTTTTTCAATGTGTGGGGTCCATGTCAAGTGCTGGTCCATTAGGAAACCAAGTAATTTTGCCTGTGCTACCTGCTCTATCATTCAACCATCCAATGAAAGCTGTATGCTGGGGTTGTGCTTTAGCTTGTGGCGACTGCCAAAGATGATTGATTTAGTTTTATCTATATTCAGTATGAGTTTATTCGCTTTAATCCAGTCATGTATATTTGTGAGTTCGGACTGCAGTTTGTTTTGTACAGTTGAAGCATTTGGGCCGGAAGCAGATGGGGTTGTGTCGTCGGCATATAACTCCATACTGCACTGTGTGACAACTGTGGGCAGATCATTGGTATAAATCCAAACAACTCCCCTGTGGAACCCCACTCAAGCTCTCTCTGTGAGATGACACACTGCCATTCACCATGACAGCTTGTGTTCTTTTGGTCAGATAGCTTTTGACCCAGCTAATGGCAGAGTTGTCGAATCCGTAACTGTTTAGTTTGGCCAACAACACCCTGTGGTTTACCACATCAAAGGCAGCGCTGAAATCCAAGAGTACTGCGCCTACTATGTTGCCTTTATCTACCTCTTGTAGCCATCTATCCGTCATCTGAATGAGAGCCGTAGCTGTCGAGTGGTGCATTTTGTATGCATGCTGGCGATCGGATAGAATGTTGTTAGATACAAGGTAAGATTGGATTTGGCTTTTACTTATCTTTTCCATTAATTTACTTATGGTGGGCAGGAGGCTTATGGGGCGGCTGTTTGCGCCATTCAAAGGAAGTGCTTTGTTCTTGATTAGAGGCAGTATCTTCGCATTCTTCCATTGTGCAGGGAATGTTGCTTGTTCAAAGGAGCTGTTAAAGATATGACCTAAAGGACCTGCTATGTGGTCAGCAGAGATACGTAGCAATGAATTGTCTATGTTGTCAAACCCAGTTGTATAAGATAGAGGAAGAGAGGTAAGCATATCATGTACCTGGGTCACAGTTACcttttcaaaagaaaaggtACAGTTCTTAGATGCCATAATGTGCTCCTCAATTggagtcatttttcggcggaatttagcaagacatagacacatttttgttgaaaatacaagaaatagatagtaaaatAGATGGcctttgacgccatgcactacgtattcgttttgaaaattgagtttaaacggaactgagtttgcgttaaactataagattacgataggcacaacaacatcacaaacatttgtctttacaatgtttatagggggaacgttttattaaaacacttcgtggaggaatcgatgctataacattgctattccatatatttttgtccttatttttgtcctttacagtcttgaaaacatttccttgaaatccgacagcaaaatgatctgatgtcaccgcACGCttaaaaattaggcggccgccatgggcagggattgtgctctgtgcggtcccaattcgtggcggtcgcggtcgcgttggacgggtggtcgccttgggcaggcagcttaatgcttgtgcctatggggaaaattttcgggaccgagaaaaagcggtcgccatggccaggtggttgcgttgaaaaggtggtcgcctaggcaggtttgactgtacttgccaaaaatcataaccatccatcaagcccttcttgagttattccctttcaaagtctgaaccaaaacctgctcctgcagttccaaaaaagccgctagggggcaaaaacctataccacttactctctgtccaaagagctatctaccactcaaaaatcagttccatagcttgtccagaacacgagatattgaaacaggaagttccgctgcagtaccgtaagaagccgcatACAATAATAGTATTTTAAGCCGTAACAGCAAGTGTCCTCTAATAGTACGGCACTGCATCTTTTGTTCCCTTTTTCTAATTTGCACCAATACTATAAATTAAATTGTCGGCTCAGaacttacatgtaggtctgacAAATACACAATTTTAACAGCTCACATCTTACTCCAGGGTTGCACATACCCATCTGCAACTTGCAACTTGCAGGAGAAATTTGAGGTTTGCGGgtagaaaaataaaacttgCAAACTGACAACCTGCGATATCGCAATGCCTGGAAAGAGAATTTTGAGTCCTGTAGTCATGATGACCATTTAACCATCACAGATGTCTTATAAGTGATCCTCCCCTTCTCTTCTTCCCTAAATCAATTCCACCTATCTCCCTCCCAGAAGGGGACCGGGCATCGGAACGGCGGATCAGCTGTCCATGCGTGTactataccacactactttcaggaaaGGGGTGTCTtcctgtaatgctgcagtaccttaaaatACTGCTAAGAGCCCCAAATTGCCATATTTGTTGGAGACCTTTATAACTACCAACAGgctaaaattcaaacaaattcatcaaaaggatcttaAGTTATAAGCGCAAACACACAGTACCCTCATTGGAGGTGAACCTCCCTCACGGAGGTAACTAAACTGTTTGAActaaaaagtttggaaacttgattttggTAGGTCTTTATCAATTTCACTGCATTATATAACATTTGAAAGACTATTTCTATCTTTTGTAATATGTCACCTGACTAGCCATGATCCATAGCTGCATATATAAGTGAGCTAGTCTTGAGAATAATGTGCCGAAATTTCCAAGGATTATCTGTCTGTTGTTTTGTGATGATAGGTATAGTGTGTtttatatcattggaaagctggTCTATTGTCCTTTAAAATCATATGCAATTTGTATTGTAATGATTACGGTTTTGTGCCAGGAGCACCAGGACTGAATTTGTGGGAGGGTTGCCAAAAAAAATGCTATGATTTCCCTGCCAATCTCAAGCAATgttaattttggcacttttgcttTGAGACCCACTCAAATGATCAGCCCGGATGCTCAATCCACAAATGTTCTAGCATACTAAGTGGGGTACTATTACTATTGTAAAGGTTAATACATTTTCTAATATCTATGACAATATAATTGATACAGGAACAACAGAGATATCATCAACtgaagtttccaaactttttgtgttaaGTATATATACCTGATGATGCATCCTGGGAAGTACCATCtcctgttgccatggatacaTCATCTTCACTTTCCTCCCCAAACAGATCAGCATGGCTCACTTTTATACCGGGTGTCATCTTGGACTTCCCATCCTTGTCTTCACAACTTTTCACTTTCTTCAAGGCTGACTTTGACTGTCTTGATTTCTCCCTGGCCCGTGTATCACTGTCTGAGTCTGCAAATGTCAGGTCATATGGCGActttgattttggaattaaTTTCTTCTGTGACCTTGAACTTTTGCATGCCATTATTTTCCTATGTTTGTCATTGCTGGCTTCTTTCTTGGACACAGAGTTTGAAGAGCTAGAACTTGACTTTGTTCTAACTTTTCCCCCTTTCTCTTTTACATGTTCATGGCTACTGCTTTCAGAAGTTGGCTTGATGTTTCTACTGTCTTTTCCACATTTTTTCTGACTTGTATTTACTTTCCCTTCTTCAAAATCGGATCTACGATGGTGTTTGTAGGTTGTCTTTACTGTCATGCTATTTAGCTTGCTAAAGTCTTCATCAGAGTCACTTGGgttcaacatttgttttttaGTTTTTATCCAATCCACTTTTTCAAGAACTTTAGGATCATAACGTTCTGAGAGTTTGCTGGTTACACCCTTTGTTAGAGATACTGAATGCTTGAGGTACTggattcttttcttttcttcttcaaccAAGTTGCCATACACTGTGTTACACTCGTCTGACGTACTGCTGACATACACTACATCCTCTGGCATTTGACGTTTGATTTCCTCATGTCTTGCTTTCTTcaattttgtcttcttttcccaGTCCGACACATCAGAAGATGGGTAATCTTCAAAAACTAAGTCAACATTACAGTTGCCTTCCTCTTTTACCTTAGgcaaacatctgcttgatttAAAGGagtttttgtctgtgtttttcagttttgaaattGACCTAGGTGTAGAACTGTTTTCTGTTCTTACTCTTTTCACTTGCTGACCTTCCTTCGTGGTTTTGTCTTCTTTTGCAGAATTTTTCCTTGTGGAGCTATTCTTGTTACCGTCAACCTCAGACTTCAcatccttttgtttgtttttaggtTTAGTTTTCACATGCTTCACTGCCTTTTTATCTGAGGTCCCCGACTGGTCTCTAGGAATTTTTGCATCTTTTACATGTTTTGAAGTTTTTCTTCTCTTGATATCGTCTGGTCCGGAGGAAATGTTTGAGTCACTACCCAGTTTGTTGAGTTGTTCTGATACtttagttttatttgtagaggtTTTTGACTTGAACAGCTGTTTTGCATCCTTGACTGTGTCTTTCAGTGATGTCatcattttattttctgttgttgAAAGACCCAGGTCAGTCTCTGACACTGCATCAGATTCTGAGACTGTGAGATCTCTCTCCTTGTTATTGCTAACATTGTCTGCTATTGTCTCCTCTCTGAGTTCTGAATTGCCCTGAGTACTGTCTGAAGCGTGGTGATTTCGGCTCAGTTTCCTGACCGGCTGTGCGGCTGAACCCATATCCTCAGAGCTTTGGTCAGGCAATTTCCTCTTCTGTTGTTTTGGAATAGCAGAGTAATTCATGATAGGGTCATACTCCATGTCTGTTCCTTGATATTTGAAAGCCTCTGAATACTTGTTCATGGGTGGATCTTGCCTTGCATCACTAATGTCTAAATCACTTATAGGAGTGGGACGGTACCCTAAACTTCTACCTGAATCTGTGGATGGACAAGTAGGGTCGTATTCAGTACTGGGATGTTCCTGAACCGTAACATCAATCCCGGCGGCTTGGCGCTTCTTTAGCTCTGCTATGGGAGTCGGCCGGTACTCCACGATACCAGGCATGGTGCTGGGGAGTTTCGCGTGAACAGCCGGTACAGGCACCGCTCCTCTCTGTGAGGACTCACTCACGGACGGGTCATAGGGTATgtagttaccatggtgatgaccaAGATCCCTCTGCTCCTTTTCCAGCACATTCCGGACTTTATCCACGGCATCCTTGACGATGTCGATTCTGAGGACTGTGGAGGAGCGGCCCGGAGAATCTTCCTGAGCGACATGATTTCCTGACAGGCTATTGGTTGATGCAGTTTGCGCTGGTCCTTCTGTGGTGGGAGGGAAACAAGAATGTTATGGTATGCGACAAATGGTACATGACATAACACTCAATGTTATTGTTAGACATCGGTATGACCTGATTTTCAGTGGGACAATTTACATTTACATCTTGattggcatcgtgtggcgtaatggttagagtgTTGGGCTCAGAACAAATAGATCCCCGGTTCGATACTCTGAAATGCCTCTatacgttgtgtccttgggaaagacacacTGTAACACGACATTCCTAACTTGACATGCTTAGAGTGATGCTCACCAAGTAATCGGTCtgaagtgtgccaaaaacacagtTGGAGTTGGATTTAATGCACTAATGTGccaaactctactctactacacACAGGTATTCTAAGGAATAATAGATCTGCACAATTTGCCACCAGGaagcatatttttttcttgtgtttacaaatattttttaaaaataattatGAAGCAAGgttgtattacatgtaataatatAGTTGTTAAACTATTGTAGCATGCATACCAGTGTCCCTAATAGTAAcggggggtcccataacttcaaacgtaAATTTATGAGTTCGACACCGCATTGCACCggtgtcggttgtctgaaaagtgttgcgttttgacaAATAATAGATTAGAGTGGTGGTGTTTAAGGATTTTCCGCTGTCGAGTTGATTTTACATCGTCCATGCACAATTTACACAATTTACACTATAATCTCagtcggtaaaaccagaaaaatgttgttataAATATAGcgttccatattgttccattctaaTTAGGGTAACATAACTTCGACAAACAAATACCTTTGTCTCTCTTTAATTTGTCGGCACGATTTTAAGTGAACTGACAGGATAATTTTGTGTCAACTAACTTCAGCTTCCCTGTAGTAGATAATTTTTTGACTGTGCGTAAGTCGCCACCAATGCAGGGCGCGCTGTGACTTAGCGACAGTTTACGCCGCTTGCGTTCCAAGCCATGTCAACGTTGACGATCCGTTCGTTGGTATGGCAATCAGTAGAtacttcatttcatacaaaaattaaTGGTCCCGTAGCATGAATGCacaaatgtgccacaagtacGTCCAAAACTGCCGGGCAAGCATTGTTACACCGGAAACTGAAATGGTGACATTTGCTCTCAACACGGCACCGCATGTGACCAGAAAGTACACAGcaaatcttccttgtttttccaGTCAATTCAGTGCAAAGTTATGACATATTTTAAACAACATCATCGATTGTTTTTAGAGCTCGCTATTCATGATTTTCTAAATCATTTTTTGGAGCAAACAATGAGAAATCcccatttacatttacattcaatgaaCTTCGTGCATTCAGAGATCTCCGACCCGTGCCGCCCACATCAAAGCAAAGCGGCCTGTCAATTTTAATGAACATGCGGGGTTAGGTTACATGTTTGCAACATTAATGCCTTTGCTTGTGGAACCATGTGGGGTTGTTGGAATTAGCTGTCCGGTCTGATTGGTGGAAACAGCTGTCCGGTCCGATTTCGGGGTGGAAAAAGCTGTTTGACTGTTGCTGTATATGGTTGCACCCCCTAGCAGAAATTAAGAAAAGTGCAAGCAGTCTAAAGT
Proteins encoded in this window:
- the LOC136444459 gene encoding RNA exonuclease 1 homolog isoform X1, which produces MFTSSGFFRDSPCPFMSEGVCDRAHCHFKHEGPAQTASTNSLSGNHVAQEDSPGRSSTVLRIDIVKDAVDKVRNVLEKEQRDLGHHHGNYIPYDPSVSESSQRGAVPVPAVHAKLPSTMPGIVEYRPTPIAELKKRQAAGIDVTVQEHPSTEYDPTCPSTDSGRSLGYRPTPISDLDISDARQDPPMNKYSEAFKYQGTDMEYDPIMNYSAIPKQQKRKLPDQSSEDMGSAAQPVRKLSRNHHASDSTQGNSELREETIADNVSNNKERDLTVSESDAVSETDLGLSTTENKMMTSLKDTVKDAKQLFKSKTSTNKTKVSEQLNKLGSDSNISSGPDDIKRRKTSKHVKDAKIPRDQSGTSDKKAVKHVKTKPKNKQKDVKSEVDGNKNSSTRKNSAKEDKTTKEGQQVKRVRTENSSTPRSISKLKNTDKNSFKSSRCLPKVKEEGNCNVDLVFEDYPSSDVSDWEKKTKLKKARHEEIKRQMPEDVVYVSSTSDECNTVYGNLVEEEKKRIQYLKHSVSLTKGVTSKLSERYDPKVLEKVDWIKTKKQMLNPSDSDEDFSKLNSMTVKTTYKHHRRSDFEEGKVNTSQKKCGKDSRNIKPTSESSSHEHVKEKGGKVRTKSSSSSSNSVSKKEASNDKHRKIMACKSSRSQKKLIPKSKSPYDLTFADSDSDTRAREKSRQSKSALKKVKSCEDKDGKSKMTPGIKVSHADLFGEESEDDVSMATGDGTSQDASSDNPTSGPDLDPEVLRRLEQEEFEDSEDPYEECLRIFQETHGKMADNKMGTQDDPQESLDLSEEQVHCTSLPGQAGKKRTAHLASFDTSNMKRMTQKRPRPSASQQIHDRYKRLQEMAVAVPPAEPESTPCLTGSSLSSAAHKKRLAHRPKIPPPTGKYTLNNKRSAATPQNSLRKSTTPPAPTLAKTAPKGGRRVAHTPALTTLKRPTVPAEFGSKIPTSTRQQYLNKIVDECLLICQSEQAAYDRALKEERDCYDRCTARQGYLTATVSTIRRLRSEHGLTTTPTKAVSSHQWPETSHAAVLAVSSHQRPKMSHAAVLGGSKAAHTSFSIHRHTSQSSGDSLQGAELYRYLLQYVLTEDQLKENGFPRPSLNKPGSAVLFKEQTKKSSHPTMKCCARCGKQFTVLNNNRYLKRDECVYHHGKLWKRKVAGGLESRYTCCQGDAQADGCCTGELHVWDSRKEDMDGYVTTLQKSPSEDPGVFALDCEMCYTYGGMELTRVSVVNWSMKLVYETLVKPENKVIDYNTRFSGIKEEDMAGIETTIRDVQAVLLSMFSADTILLGHSLESDLLSLKIIHSKVVDTSVVFPHKMGPPFKRALRTLMNEFLQKIIQNDVGGHDSKEDAVACVDLMKWRIKEDIRSSKL
- the LOC136444459 gene encoding RNA exonuclease 1 homolog isoform X3 gives rise to the protein MFTSSGFFRDSPCPFMSEGVCDRAHCHFKHEGPAQTASTNSLSGNHVAQEDSPGRSSTVLRIDIVKDAVDKVRNVLEKEQRDLGHHHGNYIPYDPSVSESSQRGAVPVPAVHAKLPSTMPGIVEYRPTPIAELKKRQAAGIDVTVQEHPSTEYDPTCPSTDSGRSLGYRPTPISDLDISDARQDPPMNKYSEAFKYQGTDMEYDPIMNYSAIPKQQKRKLPDQSSEDMGSAAQPVRKLSRNHHASDSTQGNSELREETIADNVSNNKERDLTVSESDAVSETDLGLSTTENKMMTSLKDTVKDAKQLFKSKTSTNKTKVSEQLNKLGSDSNISSGPDDIKRRKTSKHVKDAKIPRDQSGTSDKKAVKHVKTKPKNKQKDVKSEVDGNKNSSTRKNSAKEDKTTKEGQQVKRVRTENSSTPRSISKLKNTDKNSFKSSRCLPKVKEEGNCNVDLVFEDYPSSDVSDWEKKTKLKKARHEEIKRQMPEDVVYVSSTSDECNTVYGNLVEEEKKRIQYLKHSVSLTKGVTSKLSERYDPKVLEKVDWIKTKKQMLNPSDSDEDFSKLNSMTVKTTYKHHRRSDFEEGKVNTSQKKCGKDSRNIKPTSESSSHEHVKEKGGKVRTKSSSSSSNSVSKKEASNDKHRKIMACKSSRSQKKLIPKSKSPYDLTFADSDSDTRAREKSRQSKSALKKVKSCEDKDGKSKMTPGIKVSHADLFGEESEDDVSMATGDGTSQDASSDNPTSGPDLDPEVLRRLEQEEFEDSEDPYEECLRIFQETHGKMADNKMGTQDDPQESLDLSEEQVHCTSLPGQAGKKRTAHLASFDTSNMKRMTQKRPRPSASQQIHDRYKRLQEMAVAVPPAEPESTPCLTGSSLSSAAHKKRLAHRPKIPPPTGKYTLNNKRSAATPQNSLRKSTTPPAPTLAKTAPKGGRRVAHTPALTTLKRPTVPAEFGSKIPTSTRQQYLNKIVDECLLICQSEQAAYDRALKEERDCYDRCTARQGYLTATVSTIRRLRSEHGLTTTPTKAVSSPKMSHAAVLAVSSHQRPKMSHAAVLGGSKAAHTSFSIHRHTSQSSGDSLQGAELYRYLLQYVLTEDQLKENGFPRPSLNKPGSAVLFKEQTKKSSHPTMKCCARCGKQFTVLNNNRYLKRDECVYHHGKLWKRKVAGGLESRYTCCQGDAQADGCCTGELHVWDSRKEDMDGYVTTLQKSPSEDPGVFALDCEMCYTYGGMELTRVSVVNWSMKLVYETLVKPENKVIDYNTRFSGIKEEDMAGIETTIRDVQAVLLSMFSADTILLGHSLESDLLSLKIIHSKVVDTSVVFPHKMGPPFKRALRTLMNEFLQKIIQNDVGGHDSKEDAVACVDLMKWRIKEDIRSSKL